GAATAAACGATTCCACTAAACATCAACACAATTAATCCGATTGCAACTCCAGAGATGATTAAGGTTGTTTTCACTTTATCTGATGAGTACTTAAACCCATTTAGATTCATTTTCCATAACCATTTGATGAGGTTCCAAGTCATTTCCTCACCCCAGAAGAGTCTTCCATCTCTCGTACTAATGTCTGAGCGTCCGCATCACCTGTTAATTCTAGAAACAATTCTTCAAGACTCGATTCGGTCTTTCCTTTTTGAAGACGTAACTCATCGACAGTTCCAACGGTAAGGAGATCGCCATGCTTAATGATCCCGACGCGATCACACATTTGTTCTGCAATCTCTAAAATATGAGTCGACATGAACACTGTCATCCCTCCCTCACAAAGCTCGCGCAATAAGTTCTTCATTGTTCTTGCTCCTTGTGGGTCAAGTCCAACGGTTGGTTCATCTAAAAATAACACATCAGGTTGATGTAACAGCGCCGCACACAAGCTTAGCTTCTGTTTCATCCCATGTGAATACGTTTCAATCAGTTCATCTAATCGCCCGCCAAGCTCAAACATCGTTGTATACCTTGATACACGTTCTTTAAAGGTGGCTTGTTCTATTTGGAAGACACTCGCTGTAAATTGTAAAAATTCTTGCCCCGTTAACTTTGCATACAGTTTCGGTTGATCTGGGACATAGGCAATTTGTTTCTTGGCTTCAAGTGGGCGTTCCCACATATTGATCCCTGAAATATGTACCGTTCCCCCAGAAGGCTCAAGTAATCCTGTCATCATCTTGATCGTAGTCGTCTTACCTGATCCATTTGGGCCTAAAAAACAGAATAACTCTCCTTTTTTCACTTCTAAGTCAAATGGCTTAACCGCCGACTTCGAACCATATTCTTTTGAAATTTGGTTAAGTTTAATACGGACATCCGTCAAACGAATCATCTCCTCTAACAACTATGATCTATGTATCTTCTTCATATAAAAAAGATGAACCACTCCAATGAGTCATTCATCTTTTATCCTAACATATTATGGCAGTAGCTTCAGTAGATGAAATGTATAGCACCATTAAATAATGCCTATAACCGTACGCGATATATTCAATGAAGCATGATGCAATCTCACTAGCTGATTCACTAAATCCAGATAAACAGAACTAATCGTTGGGTTGTATTCATTTTGTTGGAGTAATGTATTAAAATGGTCAAATCGAAAGTCTCTTTCTTTTTCGCTAATTGCGCCTTGCTCCCGAATAACTTTTCTGACGAAGTGATGATTATTTTCTTCACAAGCAAGAATAGCTTGCTG
Above is a genomic segment from Bacillus sp. FJAT-45037 containing:
- a CDS encoding ABC transporter ATP-binding protein, producing MTDVRIKLNQISKEYGSKSAVKPFDLEVKKGELFCFLGPNGSGKTTTIKMMTGLLEPSGGTVHISGINMWERPLEAKKQIAYVPDQPKLYAKLTGQEFLQFTASVFQIEQATFKERVSRYTTMFELGGRLDELIETYSHGMKQKLSLCAALLHQPDVLFLDEPTVGLDPQGARTMKNLLRELCEGGMTVFMSTHILEIAEQMCDRVGIIKHGDLLTVGTVDELRLQKGKTESSLEELFLELTGDADAQTLVREMEDSSGVRK